Proteins found in one Aspergillus puulaauensis MK2 DNA, chromosome 8, nearly complete sequence genomic segment:
- a CDS encoding uncharacterized protein (COG:G;~EggNog:ENOG410PGKR;~InterPro:IPR020846,IPR011701,IPR036259;~PFAM:PF07690;~TransMembrane:12 (i48-67o87-104i116-138o144-164i176-197o209-231i278-305o325-342i349-368o374-396i408-430o442-461i);~go_function: GO:0022857 - transmembrane transporter activity [Evidence IEA];~go_process: GO:0055085 - transmembrane transport [Evidence IEA]): protein MEEKGLAEYVEDSKYQAPTESSSENDHHATAFCFDPEAEGRLRRKIDWYIVPTVSLMYLFCFIDRANIGNARLAGLEDDLNMAGYDYNTLLSVFYISYIVFEIPSNIACKWIGPGWFLPAITLAFGICSVGTAFVHSFDSACGVRFLLGIFEAGMFPGIAYYLSRWYRKAELALRLSIYLVMAPLAGAFGGLLASGILNLTSFGSLHTWRMIFAIEGIITIGIGALSFLTLTDRPETAIWLSKEEKELAVARVRSEYEHAGAREVLDKLDKKKLTRGIFNPVVQATSWIMLFTCVTVQGLAFFLPTIVRTIYPEKSTIQQQLQTVPPYIVGAFSTILIPYLSGRFNRRIGLFIVTPIFMMVGYIMFLATDNSRARYGATFLIAFGSFPVGVLTTAHASVNVVSDTARAAAIGTVVMLGNIGGLVATWSFLPFDGPDYPIGNGLNLATGSTCLLVAVGMLIWSKWDNRRREAAERSGRRLDGLSARQIEDLEWRHPAFRWML from the exons ATGGAAGAAAAGGGCCTTGCTGAGTATGTGGAGGACAGCAAATACCAGGCTCCTACCGAGTCTTCTTCAGAGAATGACCA CCATGCCACTGCTTTCTGCTTCGACCCTGAAGCCGAAGGCCGATTGCGTCGAAAGATCGATTGGTATATCGTGCCCACCGTCTCGCTTATGTACCTCTTCTGCTTCATCGACAGAGCCAATATCG GAAATGCCCGCCTTGCCGGCCTCGAAGACGACCTCAACATGGCAGGCTACGActacaacaccctcctctccgtcttctACATCTCCTACATCGTCTTCGAAATCCCATCCAACATCGCCTGCAAATGGATCGGCCCAGGCTGGTTCCTGCCAGCCATAACGCTCGCCTTCGGAATCTGCTCCGTCGGAACCGCCTTCGTCCACTCCTTCGACAGCGCATGTGGCGTCCGCTTCCTGCTCGGCATCTTCGAAGCAGGCATGTTCCCCGGAATCGCATACTATCTCTCGCGGTGGTACCGAAAGGCCGAACTCGCCCTGCGCCTCTCCATCTACCTCGTCATGGCCCCGCTCGCCGGCGCATTCGGCGGCCTCCTCGCCTCGGGGATCCTCAACCTGACCTCCTTCGGCAGTCTGCACACATGGCGCAtgatcttcgccatcgagggcatcatcaccatcggAATCGgcgccctctccttcctcactCTAACCGACAGACCAGAAACCGCCATCTGGCTATCCAAAGAGGAAAAAGAACTCGCAGTCGCCCGCGTCCGCTCTGAATACGAACACGCCGGCGCGCGCGAAGTCCTCGATAAACTCGACAAGAAGAAACTCACCCGCGGAATCTTCAACCCGGTCGTCCAGGCCACGTCGTGGATCATGCTCTTCACCTGCGTCACAGTGCAGGGCCTCGCGTTCTTTTTGCCCACGATCGTGCGCACGATATACCCCGAGAAAAGCACCatccagcaacagctccagACCGTGCCGCCTTATATCGTCGGTGCATTCTCGACCATCCTAATCCCGTATCTGAGTGGAAGGTTTAACCGCCGCATAGGCCTTTTCATCGTCACACCTATCTTCATGATGGTCGGATATATCATGTTCCTGGCAACTGATAACTCGCGCGCGCGGTATGGAGCAACATTCCTAATCGCCTTCGGCTCGTTCCCAGTGGGCGTCCTCACGACCGCCCATGCATCAGTGAACGTCGTGTCCGATACTGCTCGCGCGGCGGCAATCGGTACCGTCGTGATGCTAGGGAATATCGGCGGGCTAGTGGCAACATGGTCCTTCCTCCCGTTTGACGGGCCGGACTATCCAATTGGCAATGGATTGAATCTTGCTACGGGGTCAACGTGTCTTCTCGTTGCGGTTGGGATGTTGATATGGTCGAAATGGGATAATAGGAGGCGAGAGGCGGCTgagaggagtggaaggagacTTGATGGGCTGAGTGCGCGCCAgattgaggatttggagTGGCGCCATCCGGCTTTTAGGTGGATGCTTTAG
- the ABA4_2 gene encoding SDR family NAD(P)-dependent oxidoreductase (COG:Q;~EggNog:ENOG410PHSM;~InterPro:IPR002347,IPR036291,IPR020904;~PFAM:PF00106,PF13561,PF08659;~go_function: GO:0016491 - oxidoreductase activity [Evidence IEA];~go_process: GO:0055114 - oxidation-reduction process [Evidence IEA]), with amino-acid sequence MSLQGKVYAVTGAASGIGRATAKLIADRGGTVCIADVNRDALSEVEAYFSSKTPPVQYMATQVDVSNKEQVENWISEIKAKYHRLDGAANVAGIGGKDHGTKTVAETEDGEWNKIIGINLTGVMYCLRAQLNVIEDKGSIVNMASIHSKIGMANYGAYAASKHGVLGLTQAAAKENGHREVRVNAVAPGPIYTEMMQAQWDRVGRPADAPFDDPIAFQRQGTPEEVANVVLFLLGPESSFVSGSCYSVDGGWL; translated from the exons ATGTCCCTCCAAGGCAAGGTATATGCCGTCACAGGCGCAGCAAGCGGTATAGGCCGCGCAACAGCAAAACTCATCGCCGACCGCGGGGGCACAGTCTGCATCGCCGACGTCAACCGCGATGCCCTGAGCGAGGTCGAGGCatatttctcctccaagacACCTCCTGTTCAGTATATGGCCACCCAAGTCGACGTCTCGAACAAAGAACAGGTGGAGAACTGGATTTCCGAAATCAAGGCCAAGTATCATCGACTGGACGGTGCTGCGAACGTCGCCGGCATTGGCGGGAAGGACCATGGGACCAAGACTGTAGCGGAGACTGAGGATGGCGAATGGAACAAGATCATCGGGATAAATCTGACGGGAGTCATGTATTGTCTTCGCGCGCAGCTGAACGTCATTGAGGATAAGGGGTCGATTGTCAACATGGCTTCCATCCACTCCAAGATAG GGATGGCAAATTACGGCGCATATGCAGCCAGTAAACACGGTGTACTCGGTCTCACCCAGGCTGCTGCAAAGGAGAACGGCCACCGAGAAGTGCGGGTTAATGCCGTTGCTCCAGGCCCGATCTATACGGAAATGATGCAGGCGCAATGGGATCGCGTTGGCCGACCAGCCGATGCACCATTTGACGACCCGATTGCATTTCAACGTCAAGGAACTCCGGAGGAGGTGGCGAACGTAGTTCTCTTCCTGCTGGGGCCGGAGAGCTCGTTCGTCAGTGGAAGTTGTTATTCGGTTGATGGAGGTTGGCTATGA
- a CDS encoding cytochrome P450 (COG:Q;~EggNog:ENOG410PUMV;~InterPro:IPR001128,IPR017972,IPR002401,IPR036396;~PFAM:PF00067;~TransMembrane:1 (o12-33i);~go_function: GO:0005506 - iron ion binding [Evidence IEA];~go_function: GO:0016705 - oxidoreductase activity, acting on paired donors, with incorporation or reduction of molecular oxygen [Evidence IEA];~go_function: GO:0020037 - heme binding [Evidence IEA];~go_process: GO:0055114 - oxidation-reduction process [Evidence IEA]): protein MISDIASLPLSTPILIAATGALLVLYYLVPALLSPLRDVKGPALARYTRLWELYQNWQGQLEHVTVALHKEHGPIVRLAPNRYSIGDPSAIRTIYGPGSKFSKSDYYKPFGGPFTDHKDVFSETSNEKHAVERRKTSNMYAMSSLVSYEPFVDKVNGEFMAALASHAQHGREFDLFTWMQFYAFDVIGEITFGRSFGLIREGEDKTGLLHAAHVASIGYGSMAGLVPEVHPWYLWLQNVFPIDSHLKVIQRAIEQQIRTRTKGESCSDRKDFLAKCIELNSAGKLNQFTMNNVVGANLGAGSDTTGISMTAIIYYLMKNPHSLQKLRDEIDTAIIEGNLSNPATFQQGQKLSYLQATIKEALRLHAAVGQILSRVVPEGGAQLAGRHFPKGTVVGVNAWVVHSDESIWGKGVYEFRPERWLVPKEKLAFLEQHFLAFGAGARTCIGKNISLLEMTKLLPQLVRRFDFASVDDADWTTSSGWFVKQSLQVKVTERT, encoded by the exons ATGATTTCTGACATTGCGAGCCTTCCTCTCAGCACGCCGATACTCATCGCTGCGACTGGTGCTCTCTTGGTCCTGTATTACCTGGTCCCAGCCCTTCTCAGTCCGTTACGTGATGTCAAAGGCCCAGCTCTCGCCCGATATACTCGTCTGTGGGAGCTCTACCAGAACTGGCAAGGCCAGTTGGAACACGTCACAGTCGCTCTACATAAAGAACATG GCCCGATCGTCCGGCTAGCACCGAATCGTTACAGCATTGGGGATCCCTCAGCCATTCGCACAATCTACGGCCCCGGCTCGAAATTCAGCAAATCCGACTATTACAAACCATTTGGTGGCCCTTTCACAGACCACAAAGATGTGTTCTCAGAGACCAGCAATGAGAAACATGCAGTCGAGCGGAGGAAGACATCCAACATGTACGCGATGAGCTCGTTGGTATCCTACGAGCCATTCGTTGACAAGGTCAATGGCGAGTTCATGGCTGCATTAGCCAGTCATGCTCAACACGGACGAGAATTCGATCTGTTTACCTGGATGCAGTTCTACGCATTTGACGTTATCGGCGAGATCACCTTTGGTCGATCATTTGGTTTGATCCGAGAGGGTGAGGATAAGACCGGGCTTTTGCATGCTGCTCACGTCGCCTCCATAGGCTATGGCTCCATGGCTGGACTTGTTCCTGAGGTTCATCCGTGGTATCTTTGGCTTCAGAATGTCTTCCCGATCGACAGCCATTTGAAGGTCATACAACGAGCGATAGAGCAGCAGATTCGCACCCGTACTAAAGGGGAAAGCTGCAGCGACCGGAAGGACTTCCTGGCAAAGTGCATTGAATTAAACAGCGCTGGAAAATTGAACCAGTTTACTATGAACAATGTTGTCGGGGCCAACCTTGGTGCTGGCTCTGATACTACTGGCATTAGCATGACTGCGATTATCTACTATCTCATGAAGAACCCACATTCCTTGCAGAAGCTGCGTGACGAGATTGATACGGCTATTATCGAAGGGAATCTCTCCAATCCTGCTACATTTCAGCAAGGGCAGAAGCTCTCATATCTCCAAGCTACCATCAAAGAGGCTTTGAGGCTGCATGCGGCTGTGGGCCAGATCCTGAGCAGGGTCGTCCCAGAGGGCGGTGCACAGCTTGCTGGGAGACATTTTCCAAAGGGG ACCGTGGTTGGCGTCAATGCATGGGTAGTCCACAGCGATGAAAGCATCTGGGGCAAAGGCGTGTACGAGTTTCGACCGGAGCGATGGCTCGTTCCAAAAGAGAAGCTTGCATTTCTAGAACAGCATTTCCTAGCA tttggggctggggcaaGAACGTGCATTGGCAAGAACATCTCGCTGCTTGAAATGACAAAACTGCTGCCACAGCTCGTGCGGAGGTTTGACTTTGCTTCTGTGGATGATGCGGACTGGACAACTAGCAGCGGATGGTTTGTCAAGCAGAGCCTCCAAGTCAAAGTCACCGAGCGAACGTAG
- a CDS encoding carotenoid oxygenase family protein (COG:Q;~EggNog:ENOG410PJZ5;~InterPro:IPR004294;~PFAM:PF03055;~go_function: GO:0016702 - oxidoreductase activity, acting on single donors with incorporation of molecular oxygen, incorporation of two atoms of oxygen [Evidence IEA];~go_process: GO:0055114 - oxidation-reduction process [Evidence IEA]): MGRPGSEVVQTELKPPTSKSLHEKHFGLTSPWEHYYNPPDSGPQGRFECELDEMVVFGEIPKEISGTWYRIIVDPHFCPQVGIPFVDGDGHVCAFRIQDGKISMKIKYVHTERWLLERKAGHRLFGRYRNPFDNHPCVQLANDSTGNTNIIYWAGHVLALAERGLPYALDPDTLETRGPDPFQGQVAAKTFCAHPKVDPHKNELVAWSYAAKGLSTRDVCTYAIDPTGRISNEHWFKQDKPGWPHDGWITDNWIILSNMPFGVNSDEVMKDGGDYWRFIPDQPSEFLVTPRYANSPSHPDWKPGEMRKYTAPHGLIIHTGNAWEEEDGVLKLESHWCSFNVFHFFNPKDYESPKGKPCGDWLRWTIDLSKPDGTALPPSEMLLEGIFDFPIFDERMTGRNSRIVYLGGMMAPEGHPRPQFNAVIKLNTETGEKWTFHASEDGGVAEPAYIPRGPGCEEGDGWLIFYTERDSSPKGELIILDTSDFSKPVAIAQMPFRTRNQVHGNWVPNPHPDTPLPMLTGNPVQDVEPTPAYSQLNRLP; encoded by the coding sequence ATGGGGAGACCAGGATCTGAAGTCGTACAGACTGAACTCAAACCACCCACCTCAAAAAGCCTGCACGAGAAACATTTTGGGCTTACGTCGCCATGGGAACACTATTACAATCCTCCCGACAGTGGCCCTCAGGGTCGATTCGAATGCGAGCTGGACGAGATGGTTGTCTTCGGCGAGATCCCAAAGGAGATCAGCGGAACCTGGTATCGGATCATCGTCGACCCTCACTTTTGCCCCCAGGTCGGAATTCCGTTTGTTGACGGGGATGGACATGTCTGCGCATTCCGCATTCAGGATGGCAAGATTTCTATGAAGATTAAATACGTGCATACGGAGAGGTGGCTTCTCGAGCGCAAAGCTGGTCATCGGCTTTTTGGTCGCTACCGGAATCCTTTTGACAATCACCCGTGCGTGCAGCTTGCGAATGACAGCACCGGAAATACCAATATCATTTACTGGGCGGGTCACGTCCTGGCACTGGCTGAGAGGGGGTTACCGTATGCCCTCGATCCTGACACTCTGGAGACAAGGGGCCCCGATCCATTTCAGGGCCAGGTGGCGGCGAAGACCTTCTGTGCCCATCCGAAAGTCGACCCCCACAAGAATGAGCTGGTTGCTTGGAGCTACGCAGCGAAGGGCCTCAGCACTCGGGACGTCTGTACATACGCCATTGATCCCACTGGGCGCATCTCCAATGAACATTGGTTCAAGCAGGATAAGCCTGGCTGGCCCCATGATGGCTGGATCACCGACAATTGGATCATTCTTTCCAACATGCCATTCGGCGTCAACAGCGATGAGGTAATGAAGGACGGGGGAGATTACTGGAGATTCATTCCAGATCAACCCTCGGAATTCCTGGTCACTCCGCGCTATGCAAACAGCCCGAGCCATCCAGACTGGAAACCGGGCGAGATGCGCAAGTATACCGCCCCGCATGGTCTGATCATCCACACCGGCAACGcatgggaagaggaggatggagtctTAAAGCTCGAAAGTCACTGGTGCAGCTTCAATGTCTTTCACTTTTTCAATCCGAAAGACTACGAGAGCCCCAAAGGGAAGCCCTGCGGTGACTGGCTACGCTGGACCATCGACCTTTCCAAGCCCGATGGAACAGCTCTGCCGCCATCCGAGATGCTGTTGGAGGGCATTTTCGACTTCCCCATTTTCGATGAGCGCATGACCGGCCGTAATTCCAGGATTGTGTATTTGGGCGGCATGATGGCTCCGGAGGGGCATCCACGACCCCAGTTCAACGCGGTCATCAAGTTGAATACGGAGACTGGCGAGAAATGGACCTTCCATGCATCTGAGGACGGCGGTGTCGCGGAGCCAGCCTACATTCCTCGGGGTCCGGGTTGtgaggaaggcgatggcTGGCTCATCTTCTATACTGAGAGGGACTCGTCGCCCAAGGGGGAACTGATTATCCTCGACACCAGCGACTTTTCAAAGCCGGTAGCCATTGCGCAGATGCCTTTCCGGACAAGAAATCAAGTGCACGGAAATTGGGTGCCAAATCCTCATCCGGACACGCCCCTGCCAATGTTGACGGGCAATCCTGTTCAAGATGTCGAGCCCACTCCGGCGTACTCCCAGTTGAACAGGCTCCCGTGA